Proteins found in one Desulfobacterales bacterium genomic segment:
- a CDS encoding type II toxin-antitoxin system RelE/ParE family toxin — translation MKYKVEFKRSAAKALKSIPKSDQKRIAAKIDSMAENLPNPNTTKLKGSNPFHKVRIGNYRIVYEIQDDILLILIVKIGHRKEIYRNLT, via the coding sequence TTGAAATATAAGGTTGAGTTTAAAAGATCTGCCGCAAAAGCGCTTAAATCGATACCGAAATCCGACCAGAAGCGCATTGCTGCAAAAATCGATAGCATGGCTGAAAACCTTCCAAACCCGAATACAACCAAACTCAAGGGGAGCAATCCTTTTCATAAGGTTCGTATCGGTAATTATCGGATCGTGTATGAGATTCAAGATGACATCCTTTTGATTTTGATTGTCAAAATTGGTCACCGCAAAGAGATATACAGAAATCTAACCTAA